ACATATAGACGCAACTGGCTCTTCCACGAGCTGCCTCTAAAGAAGGTCTCTCGCTGTAGATCCCCGCTTTCTTCTCCATCCTCCAGATGTCGCGGAGTAAACCGATTACACGCGAAATATCAAGGAGAGCCAGCTTACGTCTGGGTGACCTTTCCCCAATGAGTGCTGCAACAGTTCCTGCTAGAGCGGCTGGAGAAAGCCCGCGGTAGAGGCCCCTTCTTACAAACTCCGCAAGATAGAGAAAAGATGCGTGAGTTATCATACAGGCCCACTCCCCATCTTCTGTCAACTCTAGAGAATCTGTCAGATATCCAAGAGACTTCAGAATGTTTATTCTCCTCCCAAACTCCTGCATCATCAGGTTTCTAACTTTTTTCTCCTTCTTTCTGCCGAGTTTTGACATTTGGTAAAACAAAAGGCTTTTTTCGAAGATTTTGATAGTTCCCTGAAGACCGTGTCTGCCAAGTAGACTCAAAATCTGATAATATGCAACAGAGAAGGCGGATTTCAGAGGTTCCGGCGGAGATTTGGAGAGCGAGACGGCGTCATACAGCATTCTTTTTTCTCTCGGGACAAAAATCACAAAACCTACCCTATCTTTTCCTCTTCTGCCAGCCCTTCCGCTCATCTGATGGAATTCAAGCGGTGTGAGAAGGCGAGTGCCACTCTCATCTCTTGTCATAACCGTCGGGAGAGCAACGGTTCTTGCCGGAACATCGAGCCCAGCGGCGAGAGTTGTCGTTGCAAAGACTGCTTGGATGAGACCGGCCGAAAGCATTCTTTCCACAGCAACCTTCCAGCCAGTCAAATGGCCAGCATGGTGTGGTGCCACGCCGGCATCTATGAGCTGCTCTAAGAGGGGATGGTCCCATAAAACTGGCGTTTCCTCCGCGACCTGAGCAAAGATCTCCATCCGTCTTTCCCGGCCAATCCATTTTTGCCCGCGGAAGGTCCTCACGGCTTCATCACAGTCTCTTCTGCGCGGAAGGAAAACGATAACTGGTATGAGATCCTTTTCTTTTAAGATTGAAACGATTTTTACCGGATTAAAGGGCACTCTAGCATCCCTATCGCCGAGTTTGCCGATGATTTTTTCTCTCAGCGGAAGAACCCAGCCGCCAGCATGTAAAAAACCATATCTGAGGGGAACTGGCCTCTCGTCAACCCTTATTAGGCTAGGCTCTTCACCCCGGACTTTTCCCATCCACTCAGCCAGTTCATCTGAGTTTGAGATGGTAGCTGAGAGAAGTAGCAAACGTGTTTCTGAGGGAGAAAGGATTATGATTTCTTCCCACGTAACACCACGCTCAGGATCTGCGATGTAGTGGGCTTCGTCCAAGACGACAAAATCGGGTGGTTTTCCCTCGCCATAAAGAGAGTTCCTGAGGATCTCTGTGGTGGCGACGATTATGAAAGCAGTTGGATTTTCTTTTCTCTCTCCGGTGAGAAGACCTACATTCTCTTCCCCAAAAATTCTCTTGAAGTAGTCATACTTTTGGTTAGAAAGGGCTTTAAGGGGCGTGGTATACCAACACTCTTTGCCTAGTTTGATGAAACTTCTGATTGCCTGCTCCGCAATCCAAGTTTTTCCGCTTCCAGTCGGTGCAACGACAATAGTGTCTTTCTGAAGAACGCATCTCAGAGCTTCCTCTTGGAAAGGTGAAGGTACGAAAGCAGATGGCGAGGGTTCTCCTATTCCCTCTAGAAATTTTTCTTCAAGCTGATCAAAATCTCTCCCGTGACGTCCTTTCAAGTTTCTCCAGCTCCTCTAATGCTTCGTCCTTTTCTTTTTCCGTCCACCATTTCTGTCCCCTTATGCACATAGATCTAAATTCCTTGAAGAGTCTGAGATAAGATAAACTGGAGACAGAAGTACTCTGTATCAGTCTTTCAAGTCTGCTACAATCCGGCGAATCCTTATATGCACAAAGGGAACACAAGTACAACTTCCTCATTCTATTCATTATCTAGATTTGGGTTGCTAAAAGATTTACACTCACTGGCGGATATCTGCCCGATCTTTTTCACGGGGGTTGAGTGGATAGCCAGATGTCATCCCAGTATGCACTCGTAGCGGGAGGTGTCTGCCCAGTTGTGTATCTAGCAGTAATGAAAACGCGCGCCCTAACCGCATTTTGTGGAGCCGTTACTTGGAAAGATACCAAAGTCCAACTATCAAAGGCTGTTGATGCAAAACCGCTACTCGGTGTCTGCACATAACCGTCATCATTCTCCCAGTATGGATACCATCTTACTCTGATGAATAGAGTGTACTGGCTTGGACTTGCCCCTCCTCCTGGATTTACGAGGTAGTAATACCCGGCTAGATAATACGTTTGTCCAGGGATGAAGCTCGTGATATTGTCTGAGGTCACATACGCGGTATACGAGGAGGAGTTAACCACTTGCTTTGCGGAGTAACTACCAGTTCTTGCCCTTTCGCTAGACCTAGAAGCGTTGGTTCCAAAACTCCAGTAACCGGTCTGCTCGAAGCTTGGGTTCTGGACGAGTTGTAATGGCGGCTCTGGCAAGGTTTCTACTCTAACATAGAAAGTGTTTGTATAGTTTCTGGCCGCTACGTTGCTTGGAATATCTAATCTCCACTCTATCTGTTTCTGCATATTTTCGCCATATTGGATGTTATTCCAAACATTTTCGTAGATGGTGCTCAGTGATACGGTTCTACCGCCGATCGCCTTGGCCGCACTGGCAGATATCGTGTATCCGTCAGACGTGAAATCCCCGGCCGCTCTGACCTTAATCGTGAAGTTTCTGTTTGAGGACACAATAACCGTCATCGGACTCTGGGTTGCGTAAACGCTCTGTCCTTTGTAGCCGCTGAAGGAGAGGGTGTATGTGCTCAAAGACATCTCGAGGTAGACCTGAACCATAATCGCGTTGATATTCTCCAAATAGTTATCTAGACCGGTGTTATCGACGGCTCTGACGTATAGATTCCACATTCCCGGAGCCGCGATTTTTGAAAGTTTCACCCTAAAGATTGCAGTGTATGTCTTGGTTTCAGAATTCTCTAAGACTGAACATCCAGATGTGTCTATGTAAGCAGACCCAAGTGGGCAACTAAACTGCCAAGCTCCCGCGCTCTTTGAAGCACTCCATGTGTAGTGATTTCTGATGTTGTCTGACGCTGTATGGCTGAGCGAATTTTCATGTGCTACGAGATATATGTTCTCGAGCTCCATCTCTCCTTCCCAAACAGTAACTGTCACGTTAAACCAGCAGTTTGGCATTATGGTTGAATTTTCCGGAACTACCATCAGAACTGATGGGATTTCTATCAGAGGATAGGCGCAGAATTTATTACCACCACCGGCCCAGTCTGGTGGAGCACCCTGCCAATAAAAGATGGTGTTGTTAACGAAACCCAGTCTGTTTCCGTTATACTCGCCGACGGGGTAGGGAAGATTTTCTAGACTCTCCCAAGTATTTGTCGAAATCTGATATCTGTAGAAACCATAGCCTGGCTGCTCAAGATAGGAACCACCGCTAAGAGCGTAAATGTAATCGGACTTGGTTGGAATCCAGAGGAGAGATCCTCCATCCCCTACCCCACCTGGATCCGGTATCGGACTAAGATTTTCCCAACTGTTTGTTTCAATGTTGTATCTCCAGAAATCCTGCAAAGGTGAAGTTTCATAATATTCTCCTCTTAAAGCGTAGAGGTAAGCTCCGCCGGTCCAGACAAGCGAACAACCATCATCGGTGCCACCTGGTGGGTTAGCCAATACCTGCCAGGTGTTGGTCTGTGGGTTGTAACGGGCGAAAGTTGTTCCGTGTGTTGAGCTTCCCAAGATCGCATAAATTCTTCCATCATAACCACACCAACAGAGAGCATCTCCCGCACCCTGTGGACCAGGAGTGTTCTCCAAGAACTCCCAGCTGTTCGAAGGAATGGAATATCTCAGAAAGATTGTGCGGTTGGAATCCTGATATCTCGCCCCCGCCAGAGCGTATATGTAATTTTCATTATCCCAGGCAAGAGCGGTACCATTTCTGAAAAGACCTTGGGGTAGCATGGACGTGTTTATCTCTGTCCACTCGTTTGCAAATGGATCATACCTCCAGAAATGAACATTATCTAGGACATCGTAGCACCTGATTATGTAGATATAGTTTCCTACAGAGACCAAGGCTTGACCGTATCCGCCCGGCTGTGGGGTTGGGGCTTTCTCAATCCACACTGGCTCGGAACTGATAGGGGGAGCAGAGAAAAGCATTGTGAGTATCATGAAAAAGGGCAGAGAGAGCCCCAGCACCAGAAGCTTTTTTCTCATTCAAAAATTTGTTGATTTTTTCTTCTCAAATACGTTTCGAGGAAGGTATTCGTGGCGGGCCGGGCGGGATTCGAACCCACGTCACGGGCTCCGGAGGCCCGTGTCCTTTCCTGGCTAGACCACCGGCCCAGATTTTTCTATTTTTCTGAAAGTAAAACTCATTCGAGCATTAGAGAAGCGGCCTCCTCTATCGTGGAGACCTCTACTACCGATAGTCCGTAACCGGCGAAATATTCATTGAGATCTATTATTTTGGGCCTGTAGCTCACCCAGCTGAATCCTGGAAAGATCTGCTCAACAACCCGTTCGTAAACAGTAACCTTGCTCTGGCCTTTTGGGACGAGGAAAACTCTCGCTCCGTTTTCAGCTGCAGCTGCCGCCTTGTGAAAAACTCCACCAACCGGTCCAATCGAACCATCCTCCTGAATTGTTCCCGTGATAGCGTATCCGCTTTTTATCTTGCGGTTTTCGAGAACGGAAAGTAAAGCAATAGTGGTCGCCGCCCCGGCGCTTGGTCCGTCGATCGCCTCCACCCTTACTCTTTCACCTGGACCAACCACGATAAATTTCACATCGTAACCTGCTAAGCCAACCCCATCCGCATCCAGCTGATATCCGGCAAGTTTTGCCGCAACTTTTATCGCAGTTCTATCAGCATCTTGAAAATCGAAACCAACCAACGTTGGGTCGATCCCGACATAGACGTAACCATCCCCTGGCTCTATTTTGACGGCAAGCGTACAAACTACTCCAAATTCTCCCTGATCAGTCGAACCAACAGCTACTATCGGAATCGTTGCTGCACGGGCGTTCTTTATCCAGCCGGTCAGATTTGTCTTTATGCTGCTCTCTTTTTCTTCCAGGGTTAGAGAGATTTTCATGAATCCGTACGTTGCTAAAACTCCTGTAAGCATTCCTACAATTAACGCTACGACAAGATGGAGCACTCCATATCTTCGCTTCCTCCTGAAACGTTGGTGTGAGAGCTTCCTCGGCATCTGATAAACCTTTGTCTGGGATCATTAAAAGCAATATTTGTGCGATTTTTCACTTGAAGAACTCTGGGGAGAGAAATTTGCAAAGTGCCATCCAAACTCCATGCTCATATAGGGCAGTTCTATCCACGTGCCCCTTTGTGAATATACCTATTGCGCCTTTTCCTTCCTTTATTTTCTTTTCTCCTGTTAATCTTTCCATAACTTCTCCAAGCTCGATTCCCCTTTTAAGTTCTTTTACAACCTTTCCAGGGCACTCAAACCATCCTGATGTCCCGATCGAAATTTTGCCCTCCCTGTTGACTATAGCAACAAAACCGGTTGTAAACCACCTTCCGCAGAGCCTTACAGCTCCACCTTCTATCCCGACTCCAAAATCTGCATCAAGAAGCTTGATCGCCTTTTTTGCCCTATTCATTGCACCCTTCACGGCTTCGACCGCAGTCATTGGCTGTGGTGAGATACCGGAGTCTATCTCCACAGACTCCACTCTTACTCTTCCGAAAGCTTTCCGAAAGGCTCTCTCCGTTGCTTTTATTTTTGTCCTGTTTTTCGATCCCACGGCAACAAATATCATGTTCCCTCATCTTTTTGTTTTCGGGGAGATTTAGAGCTAATGGAAAAGGATGCGGGGCATCATACTTCTGAAGCTTCCCGAAGTTTTTCCCTGCAGAATAATCAAAAGAATCAACAGATTCACGGTTAGGATAAGCATAGGGAGGAAGGTGACAAAAGCTAGTCTGAATAACACGGGCAGGCTTGAAGAGTTGTTGCTTTACAACGCTTCAGGATACTGTCTTAGGGGACGGGGAAAGCTTCCCTACAGACTGTTTGCGATAAGTGGGGAAAAACTTGCAAGCGTTATTGACACAAGAATGCAGGCGGAAGCTTTTGAGGTAGCGCTCGCCAGAAGTCTCATCCCCATTTTTCGGAGTTACCGGTTGGCTAGAAGAAATATCAGAGTCGGCAGTTCAATCATAGACTATAAGCTTGAAGGAAAAAACGAGCTCGTTGTGGAGCTCAAAAGTGCTGTCTTGAGGTTAAACGATTTGGGCGGATATCCGGACTGTCCCACCGAGAGGGGAAGAAAACAAATAGAAGATCTCATAAACTATGCTCGATCTGGCGGAAATTCTGCGATATTTTTCGTTACAAGTCTGGAAGGCGTCCGAGGAATAACGCCAAACATAACAGCCGATCCCCAACTTTATCTTCTTATGGAGAAAGCAAGCCGAGCTGGCGTTCGAATGAGGGGAATGAACATTCTTTTCGACCCGAAAAGACGAAATATTATTCTGTCCAACCCAGATCTACCTGTCGTCTTCTAGCTTGGATAGATATTTGGAAGCAAGCTTGACAGCACAAAGCTGTGAACACATGCTGCACGTCTTTGGATCAAGTATGGGCGGTTTTCTACTCCTCATCTCTCTTGCCTTTTCGGGATCAAGCGAAAGCGCGATCTGCTTTTCCCAGTCAAATCTTCTTCTCGCCTCAGACATTTCTTCGTCCCTTTTCATTCCAAAACCTCTTGCGACGTCCGCAGCGTGGGCAGCGATTTTGGCAGCGATTACTCCTTCCCGCACATCCTCCACATCCGGAAGACATAAATGCTCGCCTGGAGTTACATAACAAAGCAAATCTGCGCCCGCCCACGCCGCAACAGCTCCTCCGATGGCTGCCGCGATGTGGTCATATCCCGCTGCGATATCCGTCACAAGCGGACCAAGTAGATAATATGGTGCCCCGTCACAAACGGCTTTTTCCAATTTCACGTTTGCCTCGATTTGGTCGAGCGGGAGATGACCTGGACCTTCAACCATTACTTGAACGTGATTGTTTCTCGCTTTTCTGACGAGGTCAGCTGCCACAAGCAACTCTAACATCTGCGGTATATCGCTTGCATCCGCCAAACTGCCAGGCCTAAGAGCGTCGCCAATGCTCAGTGTTAGATCGTATTCCTTCGCTATTTCCAAAAGATAATCGAATTCTGCATAGAGCGGGTTTTCTTTCTCGTTGTGAATCATCCAAGCAGCCAAAAGTGATCCACCTCTGCTGACCATCCGTAGAATTCTGTCACTCTTTTTAACGATCTTGAGAGCGTCCAGTGTTAGGGCACAGTGCACGGTAACGAAATCGACGCCATCCGCAGCGTGTTTTCTAATAGCATTAAAAATGTCGTCGGAATTCATGTCGACGATGTCTTGACCTTTTTTCGTTGCCTCCATCGCCGCCTGATAAATCGGAACGGTCCCCACGGGAACATTGACCGACTGGAGAATTTTGCGTCTTATCAAATCTATGTCCCCACCTATGCTTAGATCCATTATTGTGTCTGCGCCATATTTCACGGCAACCAATGCTTTACGCAGTTCCTCCTCAAGATCGACGTAGTCTGGGGATGTTCCAACATTTGCATTCACTTTCACTTTTAGACCTTCGCCAATTCCGATGGGTTCGATTTCTCTTATGATGTTTTTCGGAATGATTACGCGGCCGGAGGCTATTCTTCTCCTCAAGACTTCTGGTGAGATTTCTTCTATCTCAGCGACTTTCTTCATTTCTTCCGTTATCTCTCCTCTACACGCATCTTTCATCAACAAGCCCAACACCTAGAAAACATCATAAGATCTCGATAAAAGTTATTGCGAAAACCCGGGTATTTTGGGCAACTTTGATAGGGCTTCTCTTATTTTTTCTTCAGGATATTCGTAATTCTGCAACTTTTTCTCCAAGAATTCTGCATATGCCTGTAAGTCAAAGTGGCCGTGCCCGCTACAATTGAATAGGATGACCTTCTCCTCCCCAGTCTGGCGACACCGGATTGCTTCGTCTATCACGGCTTTCACAGCGTGGGCTGTCTCTGGAGCAATGACAAATCCTTCGGCTTTGGCGAAAATGCTTGCCGCTTCAAAAATTTCTGTTTGATGGTATGCGACTGCTTCCATATACCCTTCTTTTGTTAATTTGCACAAGAGAGGGGCGTCACCATGATATCTCAAACCACCGGCGTGGATAGGTGGTGGAACGTACGTGTGACCAAGCGTGTACATCTTTAGAAGAGGAGTCATTTCCGCCGTGTCTCCATAGTCGTAAGTGTAGACCCCCTTGGTGAGTGTAGGACAGGCTTTCGGTTCACATGACACGGCACGGAGATCCGGTTTCTTTCCACTAAGCTTGTCGGCCAAAAATGGAAAGACTAAGCCGGCAAAATTGCTTCCTCCTCCAACGCATCCAAATACTACGTCCGGATACTCGTCAAGCATTTCCAGCTGCTTTTTCGCCTCAAGTCCCACTACCGTTTGATGAAGAAGAACGTGGTTCAAAACGCTTCCAAGAGAATATTTCGTATTTTCGTGAGTTACTGCATCCTCTATTGCCTCGGAGATCGCGATTCCTAGACTGCCTGGACAATTTGGATCTTGTTCTAAAACCTTTCTGCCAAACTGCGTTCTGTTGCTCGGGCTTGGTATACATTCGGCTCCCCATATCTCCATTAAGATTCTTCGATAGGGTTTCTGGTTGTAGCTCGCTTTGACCATATAAATTGTACACTTCAAGTTAAACAACATTGTTGCAAAGGCTAAGGCGCTGCCCCACTGACCGGCCCCTGTCTCCGTTGTCAGTCTTTCTACACCTTCCTTCATGTTGAAGTATGCCTGAGCCACGGCAGTGTTCGGTTTATGACTCCCGGGCGGGCTTACACCTTCCCACTTGTAATAGATTCGGGCTGGGGTCTTCAGCATCCGCTCCAATCTCCTGGCTCTGTAAAGAGGTGTTGGACGCCAGAGTCGATAGATTTCCAGCACTTCTTCAGGTATCGGAATCCAGCGCTCGCGTGAAACTTCCTGCTCTATCAGCGCCTTTGGGAAAATCGCAAGAAGATCTTCTGGTTTTACGGGTTCACCTGTTTTCGGATTAAGAGGCGGGTCAAGAGGTGTGGGCAGATCCGCCTGAATGTTATACCAGTACCTTGGAATATCCTCTTCATCGAGTAGGAATTTCGTTCTTTCCATGGAAGCTCCATTCAAGTTGTTTGCAAACATATTTAAGCATTTCTCAAAATTGTTCATTAAGGTGCAAAAATGTTCGAGATACTCATACAGATTCCAATAGGTTTTTTCGTTGCACTCTCCGGGGCGTTAATTCCGGGTCCTCTGCTCGCCTATGTGACTGCGAAATCGACCGAGGAGGGCAGACAGATCGGGCCATTGGTTGTGGTAGGCCACTTGGCAGTCGAAGTCGTTATCCTTCTTCTACTTCTCGCCGGTATCGGTTATGTTCTTGCCCATCCACTTCTGGAGAGAACGATAGGTCTAACCGGAGGTTTTCTTCTGATTTTGATCGCTTCCTCGAGTCTACGGAGTTTGCGCGCCAGAAGATACAAGATCCAAGTAACCTGTTTCCACCCTTTTGTTGGAGGGGTCCTCTTCAGTAGCATTTTCAATCCGACAGTTCCGCTCTGGTGGGTGGGGGTAGGTTTCGCTCTTCTTCTCCAGGCATATTCTGTTGCGTCTTTCGCTGGTGTCGCAGCTTGGCTGATAGGTCACTATGCAGCCGACTTCGGATGGTTTTCCTTAGTTTCCCACCTCGTAAGTTCGAGTCATGCAGCGGTTGAAAAAATCAGAATTTTGCTCCTCCGGATATGTGTTGTCATTCTCCTTTTGCTAGGATTATACCTTGTTGTCAAGTATTCTGTCTTTTTCTAAAGATGAAAGGAAATCTGCTGTTCGAGTGTGTGGAGCAACAATTTTTACTTTGAGGAGGTCTTCGGGTTTGTCTATGTCAAAAGCGATAGATTCCGAATGGTAAATCTTGACTTTTGCGCCAGTTTTGAAGGCTTCCTTTAAATGTACCGGGAAACTCTCTCCCCCGAATTTGAGAGAAATGACATCCGGGGGTTTCAGCAGAAGCGCGTTTGTACCTCTGTCTTTCGAAGGCGAAATCACGACAACCTTCTCTTCCTCCGCAAGTGAAATAATTTCTCTTATATCTCTCGGTGTTATGAGGGGAACATCACCGGGAATTATCAAAACTGAATCGGCTCCTTCTGCTTTTGCTCGACTGATTGCAAACTCCAGCGCTGGGTTCAGAGATAGACCCGGTTCTCGAATTGTCCGAATCCCGAGATTTGACGCGAATTTAAGTATTTCTTCATTCGGAGAGAGCACACATATCCTGTCCAAACTCTGAACTCTTTTTGCTGAGGTCAGCACGTCGGTAAGCATCGCCATTATGAGTTTTTTTCTCTCCTCAGGATTCAGGCAATTTTGGAGGGATGACTTTGCCAAAGAGAGATCCTTTATGGGAATAATCAGCCAAGGGCGGGCAGACATCCAATCATCCAAAAATATTTTTCCAGACGCGAGTTCTAATAATGAGACGAGGGTGGAATCTTGAAGATCCGAACAATAACGTATTCGAGAAACGTTTTTATACCAGTCACCAACGTCTGTCGAAACAAATGTCATTATTGTGGATTCAGGAGAGACCCGCACAATGGATGGCTGATGAAACCTGATGAGATAAAGGCACTCGGAGAAAGGGCAAGAGCCGCTGGTTACTGTGAGGCTCTTATAACGCTGGGGGAGAGACCAGAAGTTTATCCGTCGTATTCGCTCAAATTATCAGACCTGGGTTATAGAACTACTGTCGATTATCTTGTAGATATCTCCAGAATGATGCTCAACATGAATCTCCTACCTCACACAAACGCTGGCTCAATTACCTACGAGGAGATGAAAAAACTTCGCCGATATAACGCGAGCATGGGACTGATGCTGGAATGTGCAACCAGATTGCCAGCTCATGAAGAGAGTCCAGGCAAAAGGCCTGAGATTAGACTTGAGGTGATAAGAAATGCCGGCGAGCTTAAAATCCCGTTCACGACTGGACTTCTAATTGGAATCGGCGAAAGCCGAAAAGATCGCTTATTTTCCCTTTTTGAGATAAAAAAGCTCCAAGAAAGATATGGGCATATTCAAGAGGTGATAATCCAACCATTCTCACCAAAACCAAACACCGTTATGGAAAGTTGTCCGCCCCCGTCTCTATCGGAAGTTATATGGACTGTTAGGAAAGCTAGAGAAATTTTGGAAGATGTTGCCATACAAGTTCCCCCAAACCTGATTGACCTGTCACCACCAAACGTTCTTGCGATACTAGATGCCGGTGCAAACGATTTCGGAGGGATCTCTCCAATCACGCCAGATTTTATAAATCCTGAAAATCCCTGGCCAGAAGTGGAGAAACTGAGAACGATCGTTGAATCGCTGGGTTTCCGTTTGCGCGAACGTCTACCGATTTATCCCAAGTTTGTGATGGATGAGCAATTTATGTCTGCGGAGGTGAAGAGAATTGTCCGAAGTTTGTCTGATGAAGCCGGT
This region of Candidatus Hadarchaeales archaeon genomic DNA includes:
- a CDS encoding DEAD/DEAH box helicase — protein: MKGRHGRDFDQLEEKFLEGIGEPSPSAFVPSPFQEEALRCVLQKDTIVVAPTGSGKTWIAEQAIRSFIKLGKECWYTTPLKALSNQKYDYFKRIFGEENVGLLTGERKENPTAFIIVATTEILRNSLYGEGKPPDFVVLDEAHYIADPERGVTWEEIIILSPSETRLLLLSATISNSDELAEWMGKVRGEEPSLIRVDERPVPLRYGFLHAGGWVLPLREKIIGKLGDRDARVPFNPVKIVSILKEKDLIPVIVFLPRRRDCDEAVRTFRGQKWIGRERRMEIFAQVAEETPVLWDHPLLEQLIDAGVAPHHAGHLTGWKVAVERMLSAGLIQAVFATTTLAAGLDVPARTVALPTVMTRDESGTRLLTPLEFHQMSGRAGRRGKDRVGFVIFVPREKRMLYDAVSLSKSPPEPLKSAFSVAYYQILSLLGRHGLQGTIKIFEKSLLFYQMSKLGRKKEKKVRNLMMQEFGRRINILKSLGYLTDSLELTEDGEWACMITHASFLYLAEFVRRGLYRGLSPAALAGTVAALIGERSPRRKLALLDISRVIGLLRDIWRMEKKAGIYSERPSLEAARGRASCVYMWASGAKWQEVVELSRMEEGDLQRLILQTAEALHQLEGLSLPISSLAKEAKKLILREPVI
- the yjjX gene encoding inosine/xanthosine triphosphatase translates to MIFVAVGSKNRTKIKATERAFRKAFGRVRVESVEIDSGISPQPMTAVEAVKGAMNRAKKAIKLLDADFGVGIEGGAVRLCGRWFTTGFVAIVNREGKISIGTSGWFECPGKVVKELKRGIELGEVMERLTGEKKIKEGKGAIGIFTKGHVDRTALYEHGVWMALCKFLSPEFFK
- a CDS encoding S16 family serine protease, whose product is MPRKLSHQRFRRKRRYGVLHLVVALIVGMLTGVLATYGFMKISLTLEEKESSIKTNLTGWIKNARAATIPIVAVGSTDQGEFGVVCTLAVKIEPGDGYVYVGIDPTLVGFDFQDADRTAIKVAAKLAGYQLDADGVGLAGYDVKFIVVGPGERVRVEAIDGPSAGAATTIALLSVLENRKIKSGYAITGTIQEDGSIGPVGGVFHKAAAAAENGARVFLVPKGQSKVTVYERVVEQIFPGFSWVSYRPKIIDLNEYFAGYGLSVVEVSTIEEAASLMLE
- the cofG gene encoding 7,8-didemethyl-8-hydroxy-5-deazariboflavin synthase subunit CofG, with the protein product MKIRTITYSRNVFIPVTNVCRNKCHYCGFRRDPHNGWLMKPDEIKALGERARAAGYCEALITLGERPEVYPSYSLKLSDLGYRTTVDYLVDISRMMLNMNLLPHTNAGSITYEEMKKLRRYNASMGLMLECATRLPAHEESPGKRPEIRLEVIRNAGELKIPFTTGLLIGIGESRKDRLFSLFEIKKLQERYGHIQEVIIQPFSPKPNTVMESCPPPSLSEVIWTVRKAREILEDVAIQVPPNLIDLSPPNVLAILDAGANDFGGISPITPDFINPENPWPEVEKLRTIVESLGFRLRERLPIYPKFVMDEQFMSAEVKRIVRSLSDEAGYRAG
- the thiC gene encoding phosphomethylpyrimidine synthase ThiC, which translates into the protein MKDACRGEITEEMKKVAEIEEISPEVLRRRIASGRVIIPKNIIREIEPIGIGEGLKVKVNANVGTSPDYVDLEEELRKALVAVKYGADTIMDLSIGGDIDLIRRKILQSVNVPVGTVPIYQAAMEATKKGQDIVDMNSDDIFNAIRKHAADGVDFVTVHCALTLDALKIVKKSDRILRMVSRGGSLLAAWMIHNEKENPLYAEFDYLLEIAKEYDLTLSIGDALRPGSLADASDIPQMLELLVAADLVRKARNNHVQVMVEGPGHLPLDQIEANVKLEKAVCDGAPYYLLGPLVTDIAAGYDHIAAAIGGAVAAWAGADLLCYVTPGEHLCLPDVEDVREGVIAAKIAAHAADVARGFGMKRDEEMSEARRRFDWEKQIALSLDPEKAREMRSRKPPILDPKTCSMCSQLCAVKLASKYLSKLEDDR
- the sfsA gene encoding DNA/RNA nuclease SfsA, with product MRGIILLKLPEVFPCRIIKRINRFTVRISIGRKVTKASLNNTGRLEELLLYNASGYCLRGRGKLPYRLFAISGEKLASVIDTRMQAEAFEVALARSLIPIFRSYRLARRNIRVGSSIIDYKLEGKNELVVELKSAVLRLNDLGGYPDCPTERGRKQIEDLINYARSGGNSAIFFVTSLEGVRGITPNITADPQLYLLMEKASRAGVRMRGMNILFDPKRRNIILSNPDLPVVF
- a CDS encoding TrpB-like pyridoxal phosphate-dependent enzyme; its protein translation is MERTKFLLDEEDIPRYWYNIQADLPTPLDPPLNPKTGEPVKPEDLLAIFPKALIEQEVSRERWIPIPEEVLEIYRLWRPTPLYRARRLERMLKTPARIYYKWEGVSPPGSHKPNTAVAQAYFNMKEGVERLTTETGAGQWGSALAFATMLFNLKCTIYMVKASYNQKPYRRILMEIWGAECIPSPSNRTQFGRKVLEQDPNCPGSLGIAISEAIEDAVTHENTKYSLGSVLNHVLLHQTVVGLEAKKQLEMLDEYPDVVFGCVGGGSNFAGLVFPFLADKLSGKKPDLRAVSCEPKACPTLTKGVYTYDYGDTAEMTPLLKMYTLGHTYVPPPIHAGGLRYHGDAPLLCKLTKEGYMEAVAYHQTEIFEAASIFAKAEGFVIAPETAHAVKAVIDEAIRCRQTGEEKVILFNCSGHGHFDLQAYAEFLEKKLQNYEYPEEKIREALSKLPKIPGFSQ
- a CDS encoding LysE family transporter, coding for MFEILIQIPIGFFVALSGALIPGPLLAYVTAKSTEEGRQIGPLVVVGHLAVEVVILLLLLAGIGYVLAHPLLERTIGLTGGFLLILIASSSLRSLRARRYKIQVTCFHPFVGGVLFSSIFNPTVPLWWVGVGFALLLQAYSVASFAGVAAWLIGHYAADFGWFSLVSHLVSSSHAAVEKIRILLLRICVVILLLLGLYLVVKYSVFF
- the cofC gene encoding 2-phospho-L-lactate guanylyltransferase, translating into MTFVSTDVGDWYKNVSRIRYCSDLQDSTLVSLLELASGKIFLDDWMSARPWLIIPIKDLSLAKSSLQNCLNPEERKKLIMAMLTDVLTSAKRVQSLDRICVLSPNEEILKFASNLGIRTIREPGLSLNPALEFAISRAKAEGADSVLIIPGDVPLITPRDIREIISLAEEEKVVVISPSKDRGTNALLLKPPDVISLKFGGESFPVHLKEAFKTGAKVKIYHSESIAFDIDKPEDLLKVKIVAPHTRTADFLSSLEKDRILDNKV